A segment of the Paramisgurnus dabryanus chromosome 5, PD_genome_1.1, whole genome shotgun sequence genome:
GCTGCCAAGAAAGGTTGTGTGGTTGCTCATGGAGATGGAGGTGTCTTCGTACACCATGCGGATGGAGATCCTCTGCCGTGCTCGCAATAAACAGACACCCGCAGTGTAGCAGGTGTTGAATTTGCGCTGGCCGGTCTCAATACTCCGCGTGCAGCGCAAGAATGGAGTCTTATCTACCATCACCTCGTAACTTGCTATGTCTGTAAAGTTCAGGTAATATACCTATTGAACAGAGAaatagagagagacagagagtaGTAGCTATTAATGTCTAATCttgttaaaatttaaaaaatataatgttgTAGAAAATGTAgattgtatatgtgtgtataagGATCAGAGTTAGTCCAGGGACTGTACTCACTTCTACCTGACTATATATAAAGTATGTTCCATCAAGAAGGACCTCCAACTCTCCAGAGCGCGAGTGCATTTTAAACACTCTCTGATGAATTGAGATCATTCTCCAATTCCTCAGCACACCTTCTGACAAATCTCACAAACAGACATCAGTAAATACTCAATCATCTGTTATGGTACCATcgacacacaaacagacacatgCACACCTCCTTCCATCATTATACACAATAATAAAGTATTTTCTATCCCCTAAataagttttattataaaatatgtgacactgCCTGTGAAACAACATCTAAAgtctttttgtgatttactgttaaGTACATTTattcatcctacataatgaAAGATTATTCTAtgatatatatgtatacatgtatatatgtttatatatatatatatatatatacacatatatatacatatatatacacacacacacacacacatatatatatatattaatatgaaTTCAATGAGGTAAATCAAATTTTGATTAGAATTTTGACATAATTAGAATATGAGACTTTAGTCTAGATTTCCCAGACTGGCTCAAATATAACacataaattgtatattttatgaATCAACACATACTTTATCTGATACATACGcacacaaaatataaatataaattctcaCGCATGCGTGGTTGTGCCTATTCAAAAGATCATTATTTAACTCTTACCTTCTTTCACCTGGATTGTGGTCTCTTGACCCTGAAGATGCACCACAGCAGGCTGCAGAAAAACATTATGTGCACATATTCAAAAAAGATGTTCTTTATATGCACACACCtatttttacaaacatttgtACACAGCTGAAGCTACTGGATTctaaactctttccccgccattgacgagttatcttgtcaattaaaatAGAAAAATTTTTCTTGCCAATGATGcattcctgatgagtttttacggtaatctgagattttgctattatccactagatggcgttcttacccaatttataaaaaacaaagcaaaaactaatttttcacattttgttttgaagttttgataatcattctgaatctgatctctacaaaattccttaaaaaaatgcaattatttcagctttttgctcaaaatgtggtatttttttaagaaacctacccatatttaagaggttataaaaagagaacaaataaagataggatgaaaatTTTCATCCCGTATGTTTGAAActagagggtctgttctttaatttgaaatatttgtatgtttatatatttatagaaaaaaattCCTGAAAGACGTTTTGTGAAAAATCCTGggggcaacttttttaaaaaaggctggCGTGGAATGAGTTAATAAATGAATGATCAAATTGTCCTCTGTGACTgatatattaaaggaatagtctacccttttgccatattaaactatgttattacctcaacctagacgaattaatacatacctatcttttttcaatgcgtgcactgtacagcgcgttgtgaatgtgttagcatttagcctagccccattcattcctatggtcagggccggccctgggcataggcggaataggcaaatgctaagggcgccgccgaccccttggggcgtccgtgcgcccaaattattatttttttaatatatgtatataaacatttaactataaatatttatatattttattatataaatattttgcacaagaaaacagcagttaataatgaattattagtagcatggtatctcggaagatcgtgcttgttaaatagctctgtggctatactgcactgaagcggcagtttaaaatataaacccagaattcaacgtcaagaacaagaaaacggaaacaacaatcagacagagacgcggaatttacataatgttacacagaccatgtttaaatttcaatgtttctgcacagaaataccaacttgttcactttgtttggtattaataagctgcgcattggagtgctggccgcggtgctgaagacgcgctcggacggagtactggtggcagcacagatatttacgtgcaacctattggaaactattattcgttattatataattattattcgttattttactttattacttcctcTTAAGAAGAGttttgcaattttatttcaatatttctctttatataaatactattttgtacttaaatctataatttcattattttactaacccaactaactcatctgaaaaaaatatatctctttacaaaaaaacttgttttcttctatttaaaagctgtaatttcgttattttactaacccaactaatgactcctccactttccaatagattgcacgtagatatctgtgtatatgtgccatcacgcgtcttcagcaccgcggggagcagccagcactccaatgtgcagcttattaataccagacaaagttggtatttctgtccagaaacattgaaatttatacatggtccgtgtaacgtaatttaaatcccgcatcttggccttattgtttttctcttgttcttgacgttcgctgaattctgggtttatattttaaactgccgctccaGTGCAATAGCCACAACgctatttaacaatgagcacaatctcccgagacactacaacatgctactaataattcattaataagagctgttttcttgtacacaattaaatattttaagttaaatgtacagtgttaaaacatgtaaaaaagacaagattttaacaatgtcaagatcaaatgcctgagtaacagggtattgtgtgtatgtgtttgtgtgtttgtgtgtgtttccaaaatattttcaaaataaagaaaaacaagacaaagctgtgcagtttgtttctgtgtaagttatgaacaaaatgattggaacacaattgtgattctgtgattctaaagggcaccaggtgaaatcttgcctagggcagcaaattggccagggccggccctgcctatggtaccaaaaaaagttttattttgtggcaccatacttactggtataactcctcatgtaacagtctttaaatagggaaaacacggaagtgctTGGTGACTttcctgtttggtaccataggaatgaatgggtctaggctaaatgctaacacattcacgacgcggtGTACattgcacgcattgaaaaaagataggtatgtattaattcgtctaagttgaggtaataacatagtttaatacgacaaaagggtagactattcctttaatttaaaCAGAAAGCCAAAGTTACTGTCAATCAGAAAAATGATCAATGCAATGGAGGAGACACAATACCTGTGAATCTCTGTATTTGCTTCTCTCTGCACCACCTGTTGATACAGAACAaaacaagaaaaattcaagaaaaagaCTTTTCATAAGCTGACTATCCTTTCCCACATGCttgtcatttaaaacaaaagcaTTTACCTAACTTTTCTTGTAAACataatacacttaaaaatataattgaaTTTTCTGTAATTGCCTCCTGACTTTGTGTCCTGCCTCATGACATTATAGATATAAAGCAGGATTGTGAACTCAGTAACTTTATAGTCCATCCTTACTAGGTATAGTTAGTTAGCTAGCTAGCTTGGTTTGATTGTGTGTAAAGGTTAACCTGAAGGTCCCTGTGGCCCAGGTGGACCTTGTAGTCCAGGTGGCCCTGCGGGTCCAGGAGGGCCCGGTGGGCCTGATGGTCCCATTGCATTACTCCCTGGGATCCCCGGTATCCCTGGTATACCAGGAGGGCCTTGTGGACCAGGTGGACCTGGAGGTCCTGGAGTGCCAGGGGGTCCTTTCTTGCCTAAAAGAGAGAAACAATACAAAAGAGAAAactattaaaatgtaaacacaacACAATCTTCTATTACTGTGTTAATATGGCAATACAAAATTAagataaattaaatgtatatatatttaatatatataattttctgTTACTTTTCATGTGCTTTGTAAACACTGTACACAAAACAATCAGTTTTACTTGAAACAAAACACTTGCAAACTGTCACTCAATATTTATTAGCATGAATAGAGAAGAAGCATACGCAATAGAATAATGTGGAAAAACATTACCCTTTTTTCGCTCTTTCTTTTTTCCATTAGATTCTGAAATAGAGAATAAGCAGCAGGAGACAAGAAAAAACCAATTAGAAATGTATCATTACACATTCTCAACTGATAGTCTGTCACAATTCAGGGAAATGTTTATTCTAAACTTTTGGTTCCATTTCCAGAAAAGCAGATATTTCATTTAAAGAGACAATCTGTCAGGAAGCATCCAAGGTTTTTGCAAGCGAGAAGAAAAGTACAACGTTCCAAAACGTTGAAACCCTAGAAGAACCAAAAAAATGAACACTAGTCTTTTAACCGAAACAAACTCCCTGAGTGTTTCGCCATACACAATTATGTATATGCATGTAGCTTCATATTAAATACATGTTGGTTTTGAACAACAAGCTGGATATAACACAACTGAAGAATCACATGGTGATTTGCGAATCAAAACATATCTACTAAAaacctgtttgtgtgtgtgcgcgcatgtgTATCAAATTAAGCAAATCCATAATAACCATGTTGGACAAAATCAACAGTTGTATGGATTAAAGAGCAGTCTAAACACTGAGAAAAACATACAAGTGTGTTCCCAAAGCCTGAGGTCACTCTGTGCTTATGTTGGCCAATATTCTGAGGTTCCTTTCCTTTCACAATAAAACTACTTCAACTCATTTGTAAATGACTTGCTGCTTTTGTGTTGTCTGGTGGGCTTTGCACGCGATATTATTTTTATCTAAAAGGAAATTATATTAAATTTGAAAAAAGAACTTGCTGTTTTTAATCTTTTCCCTAAAATCCTAAATTTTTTCTCCTCACTTTTCATCAAAACAACAAAGTAAAAAGAGggagggagaaagagagaggttTTTGTTGGGTAGACATCACAAGAGCTGATTTACATTACAACATACGCAAACATAAAATCAAATAAGCAtaacaaataaaatgaacaacaggCGTGTAAAACATATCCTCCACCTGTCTTTAGTCTCTGTCTGCAGAGCTCTACATTATCTTTATACAACATTCAAGGGTGAATTCACTAAACAGTTGTGCCATTTTAGTGTTTGTATACCATCTAATTGTGTTTTCTGGGGCGGGGGGTTACTGTTACCAATTACAATATGATGAGAAACATCAAGTTACTTTATGACTATGAATATATGGGTATATAAAAGTTGCAGATTTTCTAAAGGaaattacaataaataaataaatataaatttacaatagtaaacataaaattactttatttatttatttttggtaaTTTGCATTGTAGCAAAGCAGCTttgcataaaactttaagaTCTGTAAGCAGATAAATAGAAATAaactaaatgtaaataaaaaaataacactatCAGTACAATATTTCCTTCTTAATATGCTAAACAAACATTAAGGCCACCAGATAAACTGTTATTGTTTGAACACTGTCAGACAAAAATGGTCACAAAGGCCCTAATTTgtcccatttaggtacagatatgtacatacatttacctttgaggtactaatatgcactttttgctaccaatatgtacttcGCATGTACTACAAATATGAAGGTGTAAAAAGGGTACCACCACAGTGGAGgtagggcagtggttctcaattttTTCGGTGTGCGAAACCCCCCCACACTGTGTACGTTGCATCCCTTTGTTCCCTGTGCAAAGaatatttttggcataaaacaTTCTACAacttataattttatttcaACAAAACATGTTAAATTATACAGTGTAGTGTTGTTGGTTAGAAGCCTTATTTTCCTAAGGTTTAATTACATAGAATTTATGATAaacttaatttattttataaaatgtcataaaactgggtcCACCTGGCAcaggcccccagtttgagaaccactgagaAAGGCATCATTTTATTTTCTCACAGTGTACATCAAAACCTTTTTAATATTTACACAATCTGAACCACTTTTCATAAAATGCCAAAatcaaaaatgtttacaaaacaATGCTTTACAAAACTTgatttacaaaatatttgtattttaaccACATGAGCCTAACCTGAGCCGATCATGTATCAAATAAATCCCAAACTGAAGAACAGAATCACATCAAGTGGTTTTCTTGAAGTGATTATCACAGGTTTTGTTTGACAAAACTCCCTCTGCTGGTGACGGTGAACCTCGAGTGCTCAGATCCCCGGCCAAATTTTTCATTCATATTGAAGCTGAATTTTTATTTCATATGTTAAGGCTGACGTGATTGAGCCAAACAACATGTCAAACAATCAAAGCTTAAGAATGTGATAAGCGCAGTAATGAGAGCTTTTAACTGCTGAAATAACTGCTTTTAACTGTCTGCATGTGTGCGTGTTGGCCTACATGAAAACCATGTACGTTTAAAGAATTTCGAGGGAGTTACTTGACAGTGGTATGcctgtgtttgttttaaatgggaaaaaagAACGAGTGTTAAAAGTCTTTAATGAATGGAACAAATTAGCATCAAAGACAGCCATTATTGGAACCATATTTCACACCAAACATCCAGCTGCACTCACATACGCGCCGACCACCATCTGTACATTCACAAGTGCATGTTTATGAAGCCAAAAGCAACAAAGTGTTTGAGTTTGTGTAAGTTCATGTGTAAATGTTCTGACCCGTGAATCTGGGAATTAGAAAAAGAGACAATATGGAGTGCAACAATTCCTATAAAATGGCTTATTATTGAATAAATATCTTATTAAATTTGCATATCATATCAAACATGCACAAATGCAAAGTTTATAATCCATAAAAACTCACAAGTACATAATAGATTTTTCAGTAACATTAAAAGGATCTGCAACATAACACAGGGTTTAAAACATCTGTTGCTACCCATGTCTTCTTAACACTTTAACCTCCTGCATATATTATAGATCAGTGGCCcttaatttgaattaaacagaacatattaaattatacaatgtagtgctgttggttagtagtttccttatttttttctgaggtttaattagacagaaattatgaaaaatttatgtattttaaattgtCATAAAAgtgggcccccctggcaccatctcgtggcCGTCtgccccccagtttgagaaccactataAATGGACATTATAAAAAATCactaaaaaaatcactttaaatcACTAATATGCAGTGAAATGCGGTTTTGGACTGGTTTTGCACACACAGATTGACACTAGATGGAGTAACTCACACATTAATACATCCTAATATAGTCATTTTCCATGAAAATGTCATTCACTTTTTTGTATTAAgccttttaaaacaacaacaatgcgAGTTATAAtgtatgttgtgtgtgtgtgttcaaaatgattaattttttgtattaaGCCTTTTAAAACAACTACAATGCGAATTATAAtatatgttgtgtgtgtgttcaaaaTGATAATTGTTTGTATTAAGCCTTTTAGAACtactatatatttattataattataataaatattataatttaaaaaatcgattttgcgattaatcgtttttctaaacgtggtcgattcagaatcgatttatttctttcatatttatttccgcaaacattgaaaaTAAGATTAAtattaatctaattactagtcttcttcactagatgtcaccctcttttttgccttgcgtgATGTTACCAAGGCAgcgagaggcgagcctgtcattcattcattcagtgcttaaaatagtgtttcaggtgcttcatcgacgttgatgccaccttcacatataAAGTCAGAGGtttggaagcattttagattttgtaAGCAAGACGACAAcgttagtgttgtggcttttaacttctttttattaattacccacttgtaaactgctcttcacttttattaatatagtatttgtattaaatctatattcattgagttgaatcgaaaATTAAGTATAAAAACCAacccgagaaccggaatcgaaaatcgaACCGAAAGCTTGTGAtccgaaatcgaatcgatctggaacatctgaatcgatacccagccctagttatAATGCATGCTGTGTGTTcaatatgataaataaatatgGCCTATAGTTTTAAATACACACACTGGTACGTATGCAATATCAATAACATTATGTTTAGGGATTTATCAGGGCTTGATCTGTGCTGCTGTCTGGATCCGAATCAAACACAGAGATTTACTGCTCAGCATATTACAAGCCTTGTTTTCTGTATTCATCTACATCACACctgaatgtgtttttgaaaaTCCATTTGTTTGTAAAACTTTTGGAGTGAGGACAAAGACGGTCCTTACTTTCTTGCACCCCTTTAAAGGCCTAAGACTTGGGTTTGAATTGGGTTATGGTTAGGGTAATTGTAAAGGAGTAGGGATTGGATTACATCTATGAGTGTCTTCACAAAGATAGCATACGAACTAATTTGAAAAAGAAATCTTCAGACGGATTCTTCAAAAGCATCCGATGTCTGCGGAAAGACATGATTAGATTTTAATGCTTGAGTAGCTTAAGGGCAGATCCCTAAACTTAAACCTCTGGGTTCAATGTTTGATCGCTTCTTAATGTACACAACCTCAAAGGGACCAATCAAATCAGACGCATGGGTGTTCACGCAACTGTCCAGCTCTGTTTTCATGACACTTTATCGGTTTATGGTTCAGCTCACAAACTCATTTACCTTAGACATTTGAGTCTGATGTTGTATTCGATTAACGTCTAACCTCTCTCACTGGAGGGATTTGGAAGTCCATTAAACAGGTCTGTTTTATGCATAGTCAGATCTCTGTAACAGATCTTCCTTCTGGTGCTAGCAGTGTGCATGTCCGGATGCGATTCAACAAACCTATTTGTGTGT
Coding sequences within it:
- the eda gene encoding ectodysplasin-A isoform X1, with protein sequence MLTDLHAAMVPKREPVKIEDRERTQAACECHSQCNNCKIFLSLFIISLSLHLITLFCYLDLRSELKREISQKNKDDVPSTVPHHEATEPVLWLPDTDHPTISDQGRWKDHMQELETVIHRTKRSESNGKKKERKKGKKGPPGTPGPPGPPGPQGPPGIPGIPGIPGSNAMGPSGPPGPPGPAGPPGLQGPPGPQGPSGGAERSKYRDSQPAVVHLQGQETTIQVKEDLSEGVLRNWRMISIHQRVFKMHSRSGELEVLLDGTYFIYSQVEVYYLNFTDIASYEVMVDKTPFLRCTRSIETGQRKFNTCYTAGVCLLRARQRISIRMVYEDTSISMSNHTTFLGSIRLGDAPATGHT
- the eda gene encoding ectodysplasin-A isoform X3, which produces MLTDLHAAMVPKREPVKIEDRERTQAACECHSQCNNCKIFLSLFIISLSLHLITLFCYLDLRSELKREISQKNKDDVPSTVPHHEATEPVLWLPDTDHPTISDQGRWKDHMQELETVIHRTKRSESNGKKKERKKGKKGPPGTPGPPGPPGPQGPPGIPGIPGIPGSNAMGPSGPPGPPGPAGPPGLQGPPGPQGPSGGAERSKYRDSQPAVVHLQGQETTIQVKEEGVLRNWRMISIHQRVFKMHSRSGELEVLLDGTYFIYSQVEVYYLNFTDIASYEVMVDKTPFLRCTRSIETGQRKFNTCYTAGVCLLRARQRISIRMVYEDTSISMSNHTTFLGSIRLGDAPATGHT
- the eda gene encoding ectodysplasin-A isoform X2 is translated as MLTDLHAAMVPKREPVKIEDRERTQAACECHSQCNNCKIFLSLFIISLSLHLITLFCYLDLRSELKREISQKNKDDVPSTVPHHEATEPVLWLPDTDHPTISDQGRWKDHMQELETVIHRTKRSESNGKKKERKKGKKGPPGTPGPPGPPGPQGPPGIPGIPGIPGSNAMGPSGPPGPPGPAGPPGLQGPPGPQGPSGGAERSKYRDSQPAVVHLQGQETTIQVKEDLSEGVLRNWRMISIHQRVFKMHSRSGELEVLLDGTYFIYSQVYYLNFTDIASYEVMVDKTPFLRCTRSIETGQRKFNTCYTAGVCLLRARQRISIRMVYEDTSISMSNHTTFLGSIRLGDAPATGHT